The following are encoded in a window of Streptomyces griseiscabiei genomic DNA:
- a CDS encoding HEAT repeat domain-containing protein, with product MLTGIDDVDWASMGHAYTESATDVPGLLRGLASDDPAERDIALDGMYGAVHHQGDVYDSTVACVPFLFELAALDGLADRAALVHLLCSIGGEERPDPAEIGGLFEDEEEDAAFVQPFLDAWAAVRERADGFLGLLADAEAEVRAAAALALSRVHPDPARAFGVLRERLSVEHDSTAQCALVEAIGRLGARHPESLGAEAGVLLRASVLSDRSGPEVRLTGLARLADCAPESLPEDTVAIALAVMRLACEAKGSGARATEPERDRPRTDTMVSYLRELKASQAAAVDADATDDLLVELHHALGDRTDLRYALLVGQLRSPDRGQRMAAVSMAGALMTGWRVPDDEPLIALAEQLDDPEPRLNKAALDELRRLAPIARMVADEVVAYIEGWADSGREETDADLGWSATALGKAAEVLTLQGDERIVNALTSILGRLDLPEQIVRWLEAFGPEAVAELGPVLHERVVALGPDDRGDTLHRLLAGLGVLTPPESLPLVLALLRDSHDDPATRRHALKATARYGRAAAEAAPLLRELLADPTAPVPDRLETAAALWSVTGDAKAVLPALRSGLGCDGRYESRLALRLIGSLGPAATPLADELRARDRGVEEAVALWKVTGDPAEALPAFLHHWTTTPMARPRIAVCLTEMGPAAAPALPLIRAELASPRRHRTDNSSMTAAASVNIRGDVTEDEDLLAACRRIVTELETTAS from the coding sequence GTGCTCACGGGGATCGACGACGTCGACTGGGCGTCGATGGGGCATGCGTACACCGAGTCGGCGACCGATGTGCCCGGCCTGCTGCGAGGCCTGGCGTCGGACGACCCGGCCGAGCGGGACATCGCGCTCGACGGGATGTACGGGGCGGTGCACCACCAGGGGGATGTGTACGACAGCACGGTGGCCTGCGTTCCGTTCCTCTTCGAGCTGGCGGCGCTGGACGGTCTCGCCGACCGGGCCGCGCTCGTCCATCTGCTGTGCAGCATCGGGGGTGAGGAGCGGCCCGATCCGGCGGAGATCGGTGGTCTCTTCGAGGACGAGGAGGAGGACGCGGCGTTCGTCCAGCCGTTCCTGGACGCCTGGGCGGCGGTGCGGGAGCGCGCGGACGGCTTCCTCGGTCTGCTCGCCGACGCCGAAGCGGAGGTACGCGCGGCGGCGGCCCTCGCCCTGTCCCGGGTGCACCCGGATCCGGCACGGGCCTTCGGGGTACTGCGTGAGCGGCTGTCCGTGGAGCACGACTCGACGGCACAGTGTGCTCTGGTGGAGGCGATCGGCCGGCTGGGCGCCCGCCACCCGGAGTCGCTGGGCGCCGAGGCCGGGGTGCTGCTGCGCGCGTCGGTGCTCTCCGACCGCTCCGGGCCCGAGGTCCGGCTGACCGGTCTCGCCCGACTCGCCGACTGCGCCCCGGAGTCGCTGCCCGAGGACACGGTCGCGATCGCCCTTGCCGTGATGCGCCTGGCCTGCGAGGCGAAGGGGTCCGGTGCCCGTGCGACCGAGCCGGAGCGGGACCGTCCGCGCACGGACACGATGGTGTCGTACCTTCGCGAGCTCAAGGCGAGCCAGGCGGCGGCCGTGGACGCCGACGCGACCGACGATCTCCTCGTCGAACTGCACCACGCCCTCGGCGACCGGACGGACCTGCGGTACGCCCTCCTCGTCGGCCAGTTGCGCAGCCCCGACCGGGGACAGCGCATGGCCGCCGTCAGCATGGCGGGGGCCCTGATGACGGGCTGGCGGGTACCGGACGACGAGCCGTTGATCGCGCTCGCCGAGCAGTTGGACGACCCCGAACCACGCCTGAACAAAGCGGCGTTGGACGAGCTGCGCCGTCTCGCCCCGATCGCGCGCATGGTGGCCGACGAGGTGGTCGCCTATATCGAGGGGTGGGCGGACAGCGGGCGCGAGGAGACCGACGCCGACCTGGGCTGGAGCGCCACGGCGCTCGGCAAGGCCGCCGAGGTGCTCACGCTCCAGGGCGACGAGCGGATCGTGAACGCGCTGACGTCGATCCTCGGCCGGCTCGATCTCCCGGAGCAGATCGTGCGCTGGCTGGAGGCGTTCGGACCGGAGGCGGTCGCCGAGCTGGGCCCGGTGCTCCATGAACGCGTCGTCGCCCTCGGCCCGGACGACCGGGGCGACACCCTGCACCGGCTGCTGGCCGGCCTCGGCGTCCTCACCCCTCCCGAGTCCCTGCCCCTCGTGCTCGCCCTGCTCCGGGACAGCCACGACGACCCGGCGACCCGACGACACGCGCTGAAGGCGACGGCCCGGTACGGCCGGGCCGCGGCCGAAGCCGCGCCGCTGCTCAGGGAGTTGCTCGCGGACCCCACCGCCCCGGTGCCGGACCGGCTGGAGACCGCGGCGGCCCTCTGGTCGGTGACCGGCGACGCCAAGGCGGTTCTTCCCGCACTGCGCTCCGGCCTGGGCTGCGACGGCCGGTACGAAAGCCGTCTCGCCCTCCGTCTGATCGGCTCCCTCGGCCCGGCGGCCACGCCGCTGGCCGACGAGCTGCGCGCCCGCGACAGAGGCGTCGAGGAGGCCGTCGCGCTGTGGAAGGTGACCGGCGACCCCGCCGAGGCACTGCCGGCCTTCCTCCACCACTGGACCACGACCCCCATGGCCCGCCCGCGGATCGCCGTCTGCCTCACCGAGATGGGCCCGGCGGCGGCACCCGCGCTCCCCTTGATTCGGGCCGAGCTGGCGTCCCCGCGCCGCCACCGCACCGACAACTCGTCCATGACCGCCGCCGCGAGCGTGAACATACGCGGGGACGTCACCGAGGACGAGGACCTGCTGGCGGCCTGCCGCCGCATAGTGACCGAGCTGGAGACCACCGCC